The proteins below come from a single Chryseobacterium sp. MA9 genomic window:
- a CDS encoding tetratricopeptide repeat protein encodes MNKALAHSKDAYAAEKATAWFSYGDLYNVKGNKEKALEYYLKSLDIFQKTKSKPILLTVYDTLSSVYKSLNEIEKSNEFLRKYTILNDSINKNEKEAVNLAVNTLIDLKHEEKGKERKVFYFIVMIIVVSFGLLLYFIRKIYIKKVLRKDKILEKKTIETDVLKLKVNNSFDEIIQLMESRSPLFLMRFKEVHPEFYEKLITHTPELTEHDIKFSAYIRLNLTNKEICQYENISLRGIETKRYRLKKKLKLSSGTDLQKWILEL; translated from the coding sequence ATGAATAAAGCTCTTGCCCATTCCAAAGATGCATATGCTGCTGAAAAAGCAACTGCATGGTTCAGCTATGGAGATCTTTATAATGTAAAAGGAAATAAAGAAAAGGCGCTGGAGTATTATTTGAAATCACTTGATATATTCCAAAAAACAAAAAGTAAACCTATTTTATTGACTGTTTATGATACTCTTTCCAGTGTTTATAAATCTTTAAATGAAATAGAAAAATCTAATGAATTTCTAAGAAAATATACCATTCTTAATGATAGTATCAATAAAAACGAAAAAGAAGCTGTAAATCTTGCCGTTAATACACTGATTGATTTAAAGCATGAGGAAAAAGGAAAAGAAAGAAAGGTGTTCTACTTTATAGTTATGATCATTGTAGTATCATTTGGTCTATTATTATACTTCATCAGAAAAATCTATATTAAAAAAGTACTGAGAAAAGATAAAATTCTTGAGAAGAAGACCATTGAAACGGATGTTCTTAAACTGAAAGTAAATAATTCATTTGATGAAATTATCCAGCTTATGGAAAGCAGAAGTCCTCTGTTTCTGATGCGTTTTAAAGAAGTACACCCTGAATTCTATGAAAAACTGATTACACATACTCCTGAACTTACAGAGCATGATATAAAATTCAGTGCTTATATCAGATTAAATCTTACAAATAAAGAAATCTGCCAATATGAAAATATTAGTTTACGGGGAATAGAAACAAAAAGATACAGGCTCAAGAAAAAGCTGAAACTTTCCTCAGGTACTGACCTTCAGAAGTGGATTCTGGAGCTATAA
- a CDS encoding toll/interleukin-1 receptor domain-containing protein — protein sequence MKKTPEIFLSHCWSNKDDAEKIYNNLSQVGVKVKMDNHVLNYKDSIVSFMESIRDCDFAILLVSDDYLKSKNCLFEVLNLLKEKSYDNKILPIILSSAKIYSPIDRIKYLHYWMEQRDNLDNLLKSVNPIDAIDLYTDLKIISNITQSIDGFLKNLTSNLNITLQDLEKEGYKQIFEKIGFIDISYITELINISLIENIEEKEIELDKYLLKFPHNTFYYGIKAETYSKNGKLQQAKFAYEQSIKMDENNTSSLNNLGHLCHVVLKEYDSARKYFEKAIRIFPEFTIARLNLGVLLSQHYKEFDKAIEQYEAILEYDYNEPKAHNNLGNLYKLNDFKKANFHFNKAIELEPDYIDPYINLGNILKLRGELKKGNDYYRLALKRTTDSKVRKFINILLKTHKG from the coding sequence ATGAAAAAAACACCTGAAATATTTTTATCACATTGTTGGTCTAATAAAGATGATGCCGAAAAAATTTATAACAATTTAAGTCAAGTTGGTGTAAAAGTTAAAATGGATAATCATGTGCTGAATTACAAAGACAGTATTGTTTCTTTTATGGAATCAATTAGGGACTGTGATTTTGCTATACTACTGGTTAGTGATGATTATTTAAAATCTAAAAACTGTCTCTTCGAAGTATTGAATTTATTGAAAGAAAAATCTTATGATAATAAGATACTTCCTATAATCCTTTCGTCAGCAAAAATTTATAGTCCTATAGATAGGATTAAATATTTGCACTACTGGATGGAACAAAGAGACAATTTAGACAATTTACTGAAATCAGTAAATCCTATAGATGCAATTGATTTGTATACTGATTTGAAAATTATTTCTAATATAACACAATCGATAGATGGTTTTTTGAAGAATTTAACTAGTAATTTAAATATTACATTACAAGACTTAGAAAAAGAAGGATATAAACAAATTTTTGAAAAAATAGGATTTATTGATATTAGTTATATAACTGAACTTATTAATATTTCTCTGATTGAAAATATTGAAGAAAAGGAAATTGAGCTAGATAAATATTTGTTAAAGTTTCCTCATAATACTTTTTATTATGGTATTAAAGCAGAAACTTATTCTAAGAATGGAAAACTTCAACAAGCAAAATTCGCTTATGAGCAGTCAATAAAAATGGATGAAAATAATACATCCTCTTTAAATAATTTAGGACATTTGTGTCATGTAGTTTTAAAAGAATATGATTCCGCAAGGAAATATTTTGAAAAAGCAATAAGAATATTTCCTGAATTTACTATTGCAAGATTGAACTTGGGAGTATTACTTTCACAACATTATAAAGAGTTTGATAAGGCTATAGAGCAATATGAAGCTATTTTAGAATATGATTATAATGAGCCTAAAGCCCATAATAACTTAGGAAATCTGTATAAGTTAAATGATTTCAAAAAAGCTAATTTCCACTTTAATAAAGCTATAGAATTAGAGCCCGATTATATTGATCCTTACATAAATTTAGGAAACATTTTAAAACTAAGAGGTGAACTAAAAAAAGGAAATGATTATTATAGATTAGCACTAAAGAGAACAACAGATTCTAAAGTTCGTAAGTTTATTAATATTTTACTAAAAACCCATAAAGGATAG
- a CDS encoding amino acid permease has product MSNENKTGEKETLVRGLTNRHIQLIALGGAIGTGLFLGIGPAAVLAGPSVILGYALAGIIAFFIMRQLGEMVVQEPVSGSFSHFAYKYWGNFPGFASGWNYWILYILVSMAELTAIGHYIHFWWPEIPLWVSSLFFFIVINALNLASVKVYGETEFWFSIIKVVAIIAMIIFGVYLLISGTGGEKATITNLWNDGGFFPKGLFNKTENGYSGLFAAMAMIMFSFGGLELIGITAAEAKNPEKTIPQATNQVIYRILIFYVGALVILFSLSPWRDITEGSSPFVMVFQNLNGLEFSMFGKVIQFNTLIANVLNLIVLTAALSVYNSSVYSNSRMLFGLAQQGNAPKFLKKLNKNSVPINAILISSCFAGICIIINKLVPEKAFEYLMALVVSTLIINWLMICYTHLKFKKSINASGIHSKFPSIFYPVSNYICIAFLVLILGLMSITGMEIQVILIPVWIGFLFAMYKLYKPK; this is encoded by the coding sequence ATGAGCAACGAAAATAAAACAGGAGAAAAGGAGACTTTAGTTAGAGGATTAACAAATCGACATATACAATTAATTGCCCTTGGAGGTGCCATAGGAACCGGGTTATTTCTGGGAATCGGGCCGGCTGCAGTACTGGCGGGACCATCAGTAATTTTAGGCTATGCTTTAGCAGGAATTATTGCCTTTTTTATTATGCGTCAGCTTGGTGAAATGGTTGTTCAGGAACCCGTATCAGGAAGTTTTAGCCACTTTGCCTACAAATATTGGGGAAATTTTCCGGGATTTGCTTCAGGATGGAACTATTGGATCCTCTATATCCTGGTAAGTATGGCCGAACTCACTGCAATAGGGCATTATATTCACTTTTGGTGGCCGGAAATACCTCTCTGGGTTTCCAGTTTGTTCTTTTTTATTGTGATCAATGCGCTTAATCTTGCTTCCGTAAAGGTTTACGGAGAAACAGAATTTTGGTTTTCCATCATCAAAGTAGTGGCTATTATTGCCATGATTATCTTCGGAGTATATCTTTTGATAAGCGGTACAGGAGGAGAGAAAGCAACCATTACTAATTTATGGAATGATGGCGGATTCTTCCCAAAAGGATTATTTAATAAAACAGAAAACGGATATTCAGGATTATTTGCTGCAATGGCTATGATTATGTTCTCTTTCGGTGGATTGGAACTTATCGGAATCACTGCTGCAGAAGCCAAAAATCCGGAGAAAACTATTCCACAGGCTACCAACCAGGTGATCTATAGAATCCTTATTTTTTATGTAGGAGCTTTGGTAATCTTATTTTCATTAAGCCCTTGGAGAGATATTACAGAAGGATCCAGCCCGTTTGTAATGGTGTTTCAAAATCTTAATGGTCTTGAATTCAGTATGTTTGGTAAAGTGATTCAGTTCAATACATTGATTGCAAATGTTCTTAATCTGATTGTTTTAACGGCTGCTTTATCCGTATATAACAGTAGTGTTTACAGTAACAGCAGAATGCTTTTCGGACTGGCTCAGCAGGGAAATGCTCCGAAATTCCTGAAAAAGCTGAATAAAAATTCTGTTCCTATCAACGCTATTCTTATTTCATCATGCTTTGCCGGGATATGTATTATCATTAACAAACTAGTACCGGAAAAAGCTTTTGAATACTTAATGGCTTTAGTAGTATCTACTTTGATCATCAACTGGCTGATGATATGCTACACTCATTTGAAATTTAAAAAATCAATAAATGCATCAGGAATTCATTCAAAATTCCCTTCTATATTTTATCCGGTATCCAATTATATCTGTATTGCCTTTTTGGTTCTGATATTAGGATTGATGAGTATTACAGGAATGGAAATTCAGGTAATTCTGATTCCGGTATGGATTGGCTTTTTATTCGCTATGTACAAATTGTACAAACCAAAGTAA
- a CDS encoding HdeD family acid-resistance protein, translated as MANLFQTLTNTVKHWYIPLIFGILFLVCGFYVFSVPLATYVTLSIFFSVSFLFSGITEIFFSLQNSKSLQGWGWFLVSGLLTTAIGVYLIANPQISMTVLPFVIGFTLLFRSFQLLGFAFDLRSMRIMSWGNVALASVGGIIFSLLLIFNPVFTGISLVTLTGVSFIFMGIASIMLALDLRKIKKIPGKVSQELRDRIKSLQEEIDDLKKS; from the coding sequence ATGGCCAATTTATTTCAAACCCTTACCAACACTGTAAAACATTGGTATATCCCATTGATCTTCGGAATTCTTTTCCTTGTCTGTGGTTTTTATGTATTCAGTGTGCCGCTTGCAACGTATGTTACACTCTCTATTTTTTTCAGTGTCTCCTTTTTGTTTTCGGGAATTACGGAAATATTCTTTTCCTTACAGAATAGTAAGTCCCTGCAGGGCTGGGGCTGGTTTCTTGTAAGCGGATTATTAACTACGGCAATAGGAGTTTATCTCATCGCAAATCCTCAGATTTCAATGACGGTACTTCCGTTTGTCATAGGATTCACTTTACTGTTTCGTTCCTTTCAGCTGCTGGGCTTCGCCTTCGACCTGAGAAGTATGAGAATAATGAGTTGGGGAAATGTAGCCCTTGCTAGTGTTGGAGGAATTATATTTTCTCTGTTGCTGATATTTAATCCTGTGTTTACAGGGATTTCATTAGTTACTCTCACAGGTGTTTCCTTTATTTTTATGGGAATAGCTTCCATTATGCTTGCCCTGGATTTAAGGAAAATTAAAAAAATCCCCGGAAAAGTAAGCCAGGAATTAAGAGACAGAATCAAATCTTTACAGGAGGAAATTGACGACCTAAAAAAATCATGA
- a CDS encoding BT4734/BF3469 family protein has translation MINRINNCRNRNITGSFNTIEEVISFIKSPPQQHLELVQKARGLDRKSQEYNNIKVNQLPAISVNFNFSNGYIMGRNVHKPTGYLYIDVDGMTEKDFEINTAYICAYWRSLSNTGVTLVVKVDGLTQYNFKEATEEIATTLDIPYDRHAISIDRLTVLSYDPNAYYNGNTEVIPVSESEYIQSNSTIGKSTHYNNILSKTIGYDYSGYKLRFNNLDELIQQYDIVFDENGLHDFGCENKLEYSLVFVPFRKIFEGERENVLKSIAYQLIALNKTVNKGLIMKYLYAINYSKMSPPLENSEVEITVAKIYQNLNQVKPIPNRKRRFIYDMFRNFTPSDKKRLNIKKIHQDRINKTKSELWDVMVDWDSNFYGKMTINKIAKASGKNKKTVQKYYNGLKSMLPLKESQTVFLITRKKRVLNQSIEKKPLLRDLDDLMRSDLNT, from the coding sequence ATGATAAATAGAATAAATAATTGTAGAAACAGAAATATTACTGGTTCGTTTAATACTATTGAAGAGGTTATAAGCTTTATCAAGTCTCCTCCTCAACAACATTTGGAATTGGTGCAAAAAGCTAGAGGTTTAGATAGAAAATCTCAGGAATATAATAATATAAAGGTAAACCAGCTTCCAGCAATTAGTGTAAACTTTAATTTTTCTAATGGATATATAATGGGAAGAAATGTACACAAACCAACTGGGTATTTGTATATTGATGTTGATGGTATGACCGAAAAAGATTTTGAAATTAATACAGCTTATATTTGTGCTTATTGGAGAAGTCTTTCTAATACAGGTGTGACTTTAGTTGTAAAAGTTGATGGGCTTACTCAATATAATTTCAAAGAAGCAACTGAAGAAATTGCAACTACATTAGATATTCCTTACGATAGACATGCTATATCCATTGATAGATTAACAGTTCTATCTTACGATCCGAATGCTTATTATAATGGAAATACTGAAGTAATTCCTGTTTCAGAATCTGAATATATACAAAGTAATTCAACAATAGGAAAAAGTACCCATTATAATAATATACTATCTAAAACTATAGGGTATGATTATAGTGGGTATAAATTAAGATTTAATAATCTAGATGAGTTAATACAACAGTATGATATTGTCTTTGATGAAAATGGTCTGCATGATTTTGGTTGTGAAAACAAACTTGAATATTCATTGGTATTCGTACCATTCAGAAAAATTTTTGAAGGAGAAAGAGAAAATGTACTAAAGAGCATAGCATATCAATTAATTGCTCTTAATAAAACAGTAAATAAAGGTTTGATAATGAAATATCTATATGCAATCAATTACAGCAAAATGAGTCCACCTCTTGAAAATAGTGAAGTTGAGATAACAGTAGCAAAAATTTACCAAAACTTAAATCAGGTTAAGCCTATCCCAAATAGAAAAAGAAGATTTATTTATGATATGTTTAGAAATTTTACTCCAAGTGATAAAAAAAGATTAAATATTAAAAAAATTCATCAGGATAGAATAAATAAAACTAAATCTGAATTATGGGATGTGATGGTTGATTGGGATTCTAATTTTTATGGTAAAATGACAATCAATAAAATAGCAAAAGCTTCAGGTAAAAATAAAAAGACAGTTCAAAAGTATTATAATGGATTAAAATCGATGTTACCTCTCAAAGAGTCGCAAACTGTATTTTTAATAACAAGAAAGAAAAGAGTTTTAAATCAATCTATAGAAAAAAAACCTTTATTAAGAGATTTAGATGATTTGATGAGATCTGATTTAAATACTTAA
- a CDS encoding response regulator transcription factor: MTKKILIADDHHVVRIGTAMILEKNFNHFEVDFAETYGEAKKKIESEKYDLVILDIELPGSIFKSMVREIKSISEDTLVLIFTSYKENIALQYIEEGANGFLNKQSDPENFVKAVESVFKEGFYYTPEMMHEMLKGNKKKKAVDDLSERELQVFNLLAKGNGNLEIANALNIEESTVGTYKRRVYQKLKITNLVELLDIYKEIH, from the coding sequence ATGACAAAAAAAATACTCATTGCAGATGACCATCATGTGGTAAGAATCGGGACAGCTATGATCCTGGAGAAAAATTTTAATCATTTTGAAGTCGATTTTGCAGAAACCTATGGAGAAGCAAAAAAGAAAATTGAATCTGAAAAATATGACCTCGTTATTCTGGACATTGAACTTCCCGGAAGCATTTTCAAATCTATGGTCAGAGAGATAAAAAGTATTTCTGAAGATACTCTTGTTTTAATATTTACATCCTACAAAGAAAATATTGCCCTGCAGTATATTGAAGAAGGAGCAAATGGTTTTCTGAATAAGCAGAGTGACCCTGAAAATTTTGTCAAAGCTGTTGAATCTGTCTTTAAAGAGGGTTTCTATTATACTCCGGAGATGATGCATGAAATGCTGAAAGGGAATAAAAAGAAAAAAGCAGTAGATGATTTATCAGAGAGGGAATTGCAGGTTTTTAATCTTTTGGCCAAAGGAAACGGAAATCTTGAAATAGCGAATGCCCTTAATATTGAAGAATCTACTGTGGGTACCTACAAAAGAAGGGTATATCAGAAACTGAAGATTACCAACCTGGTTGAATTGCTTGACATTTATAAAGAAATACATTAA
- a CDS encoding helix-turn-helix domain-containing protein: MEYFKDFFNKIEELIAQKLEKFEEQFSKSKNGEEIKEIMTREETARYFGVSVGTLHNWSKNGTLESINFGGRVYYTKDEILTKLKQAS; this comes from the coding sequence ATGGAGTATTTTAAAGATTTTTTTAACAAGATAGAAGAGTTGATAGCTCAGAAGCTTGAGAAATTTGAAGAGCAATTTTCAAAATCAAAAAACGGTGAAGAAATTAAAGAAATTATGACTAGAGAAGAAACTGCAAGATATTTTGGAGTCTCTGTTGGAACATTACATAATTGGTCTAAAAATGGCACTTTAGAGTCAATAAATTTTGGTGGGAGAGTATACTATACAAAAGATGAAATCTTAACAAAATTGAAACAAGCTTCTTAA
- a CDS encoding tyrosine-type recombinase/integrase: MAQYNNETGSVNFRLKEAKALISRIMGRYSFKGLQADFSTGLKVFPSHWDKDTKTAIGIDRREINQQLNKFRTSIIDAHKNFNENYNRMPTKDELKTIVDNAMAGKELTTVQKNKKSFDDVFQEFMRVIELKVMRAIASGQKPLHRSYVSSFNTMYTDLKDFANENNIFLDIDKFDELQCLEFQNWLLGTERVGELSTLKTRIKRLAAIQKRAFEKGYTNNRSYMQEEYKVKVPPTFHTVLTEPEVKLLYEYDFSDVPRLERVRDMFILSCHTSLRFGDITRIESGHIDHSSKTVNILLKKGSGVDNYKTVRFSFFGYASEILSKYNDDIKSIAISNQNTNDYLKELFKVVPYFNEKVITRERPTNKGVEFETINFAEKIAFHDSRRSFCTNRYIEGWDLLEIWQYTGHTDESVFKTYFKPTFEHEQIRQESIKVRNEKLQKVDLQSKEIEELKSQLQKMKELYEGGSVSQTSKTIGINKSAS; this comes from the coding sequence ATGGCACAATACAACAACGAAACAGGAAGTGTTAATTTTAGACTGAAGGAGGCAAAGGCATTAATCTCTCGAATAATGGGTAGGTATTCATTTAAAGGGTTACAGGCCGATTTTTCTACAGGTTTAAAAGTTTTTCCGAGTCATTGGGATAAAGATACAAAAACTGCTATTGGAATAGATAGAAGAGAAATTAATCAGCAGTTAAATAAGTTTAGAACCTCTATTATTGATGCTCACAAAAATTTCAATGAGAATTATAATCGTATGCCAACAAAGGATGAACTAAAAACGATTGTTGATAATGCAATGGCAGGAAAAGAACTTACAACTGTACAGAAAAATAAAAAATCTTTTGATGATGTGTTTCAGGAGTTTATGAGGGTAATAGAACTTAAAGTAATGCGTGCTATTGCTTCGGGGCAAAAGCCTCTGCACAGAAGCTATGTGTCATCTTTCAATACTATGTACACAGATTTAAAAGACTTTGCCAATGAAAACAATATTTTTCTAGATATTGATAAATTTGATGAATTGCAGTGTTTAGAGTTCCAAAATTGGCTTTTGGGTACTGAAAGGGTAGGAGAACTAAGCACACTCAAAACTCGAATAAAAAGACTAGCTGCAATACAAAAACGTGCTTTTGAGAAAGGTTATACTAATAACAGAAGCTATATGCAGGAGGAATACAAAGTCAAGGTGCCACCAACGTTTCATACGGTGCTAACAGAACCTGAAGTCAAATTATTGTACGAGTATGATTTTTCAGATGTTCCAAGATTAGAGAGGGTTCGGGATATGTTTATTCTATCCTGTCATACTTCACTTAGATTTGGAGATATTACACGTATTGAGAGTGGACACATTGATCATAGCAGTAAAACGGTCAACATCCTGTTAAAAAAAGGTTCAGGAGTAGATAATTATAAGACAGTCCGTTTTTCATTTTTTGGTTATGCCAGTGAAATCCTTAGCAAATACAATGATGATATTAAAAGCATTGCCATATCCAACCAAAATACGAATGATTACTTGAAAGAACTGTTTAAGGTTGTACCTTATTTCAATGAAAAGGTAATAACTCGTGAACGTCCTACGAATAAAGGTGTTGAGTTTGAAACGATAAACTTTGCAGAAAAGATAGCTTTTCATGATTCCAGGAGAAGCTTTTGTACCAACCGATATATCGAAGGTTGGGATCTATTAGAGATATGGCAGTATACAGGACATACGGACGAATCTGTTTTTAAGACATATTTTAAGCCCACTTTTGAACACGAACAAATAAGACAGGAAAGTATCAAAGTAAGAAATGAAAAGTTGCAAAAGGTTGATTTACAATCTAAGGAAATTGAAGAACTTAAAAGCCAACTCCAAAAAATGAAAGAATTATATGAGGGTGGAAGTGTTAGTCAAACGAGTAAAACTATAGGTATAAATAAATCAGCATCCTAA
- a CDS encoding caspase family protein, whose amino-acid sequence MNLAILIGVSSYKNVQNLPGCKNDVIFFNELIKHTKKYDNILFINNNTDSTFIKNELVNFISQNKSSQINEVLFYFTGHGLYSENEFYYILSDFEQDRKQQTSLQNSELDSLLKSLNPKLVTKIVDACESGYNYIKDINKVDTYIKSTQSQFNNCYFLFSSLNIQSSYQNQEFSFFTLSFFNAIKKYSDNNIRYKDIIDYISDEFIKISEQTPFFVIQADFTENFCKKNDELNVFLETIPNTFNNVKDSSETVSSPTKSLEDLIKEDASKHLNQEEIICFFEDVKSYIEQFKPNEEFQNLYEYKHKFLSNLNYDLNLNKIGEYVSQYKEFYAEPTYEDISYETVETPNLRDMFGMFNKPYTVTRTKKELSGYNLTTTYPYEQIIIDVKSKYPNLNSFLCSIFFITTDRKIRVYWGLTKYIKKGWDNTEIEKRFKWNIFEDEFINKNDLINNFGLINNEINILIGIEINRIIK is encoded by the coding sequence GTGAATTTAGCAATACTTATTGGGGTTTCCTCATATAAAAATGTACAAAATTTACCAGGGTGTAAAAATGATGTTATTTTTTTCAATGAATTAATAAAACATACAAAAAAGTATGATAATATATTATTCATTAACAATAATACAGATAGTACATTTATTAAAAATGAACTAGTAAATTTTATTAGTCAAAATAAATCTAGTCAAATAAATGAAGTACTTTTCTATTTTACAGGACATGGACTATATTCTGAAAATGAATTCTACTATATTTTAAGTGATTTTGAACAAGATAGAAAACAACAAACAAGTTTACAAAACTCAGAACTAGATAGTTTATTAAAATCTTTAAACCCTAAATTAGTAACCAAAATTGTTGATGCTTGTGAGTCTGGATATAACTATATAAAAGACATTAATAAAGTTGATACATATATAAAATCTACACAATCTCAGTTTAATAACTGTTATTTTTTATTTTCATCTCTTAATATTCAAAGTTCATATCAAAATCAAGAGTTTAGTTTTTTTACTCTTAGCTTTTTTAATGCAATAAAAAAATATTCCGATAATAATATTAGATACAAAGATATTATAGATTATATTTCTGATGAGTTTATAAAGATTTCTGAACAAACACCTTTTTTTGTTATTCAAGCAGATTTCACAGAAAATTTTTGTAAAAAAAATGATGAATTAAATGTATTTTTGGAGACAATTCCCAACACTTTTAATAATGTTAAAGATTCTTCTGAAACTGTTTCGTCTCCTACAAAATCTTTGGAAGATCTAATTAAAGAAGATGCTAGTAAACATTTAAATCAAGAGGAAATAATATGTTTTTTTGAAGATGTTAAGAGCTATATTGAACAATTTAAGCCTAATGAAGAATTTCAAAATCTGTATGAATATAAGCATAAATTCCTTAGCAATTTGAATTATGATTTGAATTTAAATAAAATTGGAGAATATGTTTCTCAATACAAGGAGTTTTACGCTGAACCAACTTATGAAGATATTTCATATGAAACTGTTGAAACGCCTAATCTCCGTGATATGTTCGGAATGTTTAATAAGCCATATACTGTAACAAGAACGAAAAAAGAATTAAGTGGGTATAATTTAACAACTACTTATCCATATGAACAAATAATTATTGACGTTAAAAGTAAATATCCTAACCTTAACTCATTTCTTTGCTCAATTTTTTTTATTACCACAGATAGAAAAATTCGTGTTTATTGGGGTTTAACTAAATATATAAAAAAAGGTTGGGATAATACTGAAATTGAAAAACGTTTTAAATGGAATATTTTTGAAGATGAGTTTATTAATAAAAATGATTTGATTAATAATTTTGGATTAATTAATAATGAGATTAATATTTTAATTGGAATTGAAATAAATAGAATAATAAAATAA